A window of Polypterus senegalus isolate Bchr_013 chromosome 14, ASM1683550v1, whole genome shotgun sequence contains these coding sequences:
- the LOC120515080 gene encoding uncharacterized protein LOC120515080 produces MESTYSAFHSYDFEGDETYKKGAQALRDLSTEHELRLKIFYYSRFIQPVDLEGYKQWASVHLSQPPHETHRAFQVADEPQAAIGPLQISVLPVWNTQDFSSVPGTVATKAAAETKTASLGTTISQPEKSKDCNSDDLKGDKHPVLDLREDYNTLSFQQVFQLIESGQDVPGIKKLNITACNQEPTASQVTRRRKPWDGED; encoded by the exons ATGGAGTCCACCTATTCGGCATTTCATTCCTATGACTTTGAAGGAGACGAAACTTATAAGAAAGGAGCTCAAGCGCTGCGCGACCTGTCGACGGAGCACGAATTACGCCTGAAGATCTTCTATTACAGCAG GTTTATTCAGCCAGTTGACTTGGAGGGCTACAAGCAGTGGGCCTCTGTGCACCTCTCGCAGCCCCCACATGAGACACACCGTGCGTTTCAAGTAGCTGATGAGCCGCAGGCAGCAATTGGACCTCTGCAAATATCAGTTTTACCTGTCTGGAATACACAGGACTTCAGTTCAGTTCCTGGCACGGTGGCCACAAAAGCTGCAGCTGAGACAAAGACTGCAAGCTTGGGTACAACCATATCTCAGCCTGAGAAAAGCAAAGACTGTAACAGCGATGATTTGAAAGGAGATAAGCACCCAGTCTTGGATTTGAGGGAAGACTATAATACCCTTTCTTTTCAGCAGGTTTTTCAACTGATAGAATCGGGTCAAGATGTTCCTGGGATTAAAAAACTGAACATCACTGCATGTAATCAAGAACCAACGGCCTCACAGGTTACTAGGAGAAGAAAGCCATGGGATGGTGAAGACTAA